In Carya illinoinensis cultivar Pawnee chromosome 9, C.illinoinensisPawnee_v1, whole genome shotgun sequence, the following are encoded in one genomic region:
- the LOC122275083 gene encoding uncharacterized protein LOC122275083, whose product MASAIPQPLWPLFRQHRSSRRFLISLNPPQKCTARKKSNNVSSCLPRLPDLRLRHYNPSHLPLPLCPSLLLPRPPLHSLLQPRSPPFRHSLPLMKTYQAAAQDSTTQPSTKTVRVAIRGRVQGVFYRKWTVDNANQLGLKGWVRNKRDGSVEALFSGSHEAVQEMEQRCRRGPADALVTGLDVFPCSDDPGSGFELKPTV is encoded by the exons ATGGCATCGGCAATCCCTCAACCACTGTGGCCACTGTTTCGCCAGCACAGATCAAGTAGAAGATTCCTCATCTCCCTAAATCCTCCACAAAAATGCACCGCGAGAAAGAAGAGCAACAATGTTTCTAGTTGTCTTCCTAGACTCCCCGATCTCCGTCTTCGTCACTATAATCCTTCTCATCTTCCTCTCCCGCTTTgcccttctcttcttcttcctcgtcCTCCTCTTCATTCTCTGCTCCAACCTCGTTCACCTCCTTTTCGTCATTCTCTGCCCCTCATGAAAACCTATCAGGCTGCAGCTCAGGACTCGACCACCCAGCCCTCAACCAAAACG GTGAGGGTGGCGATAAGGGGAAGGGTGCAGGGGGTGTTCTACAGAAAATGGACGGTGGATAATGCTAACCAACTGGGGCTTAAAGGTTGGGTGCGGAACAAGAGGGATGGCTCTGTGGAAGCTCTGTTCTCTGGGAGCCATGAAGCTGTGCAGGAGATGGAGCAAAGGTGTCGCCGGGGACCAGCAGATGCACTGGTTACTGGCCTTGATGTTTTTCCCTGCAGTGATGATCCCGGCTCTGGATTTGAGCTCAAGCCAACAGTGTGA